One stretch of Schlesneria sp. DSM 10557 DNA includes these proteins:
- a CDS encoding serine/threonine protein kinase produces the protein MNSHSENIEEDPRILELSRNYLKELEQGHTPDRQAYFRLYPELAEALSDCFDGIELAHSMRPAPPVAPLPEFPVSPIGDFQIVREIGRGGMGVVYEAVQLSLGRRIALKVLPFASALDTRQLQRFKNEAQAAAQLHHSNIVPVYAVGCDRGVHFYAMQLINGRSLAEVILELRGDERESPRPPTEATTAVHQPLVTVANTNLRVPQKTGRDRQQFRSAAQIAKQVAEALEYAHEAGVVHRDIKPANLLLDSKGAVWVTDFGLAQVVADVGITQTGDLVGTLRYMSPEQAAGRRVPVDHRTDVYSLGATLYELLTLQPIFAAQDRPTLLQQIFNEEPRPPQQVNRAIPIELETIVLKAIAKNPAERYATAGEMAADLTRFLEERPILARRPTLFDKLRKWMRRHPAFVRTTLALLVCGTLVLAYGYRRERQRAAEAEARFQLARRAADELIRIAEDELSDMPFQDGLRKQLLETSLAYYQEFIDLRGESLSTQDELEGTRDRVKGILADLAVLQADRHTFLLRECAVLDDLEATPEQRAGLAEVLARLESRQRRRPRGRPDFNPEEYRQRQLDIARENEAELAGILSPQQLQRLPQIALQCQGPKGLREPDVVRALKLSSDQKRKYREIEMEAMRDVDHRFQPGSNPPERTASRLQAAMKQMLAYLTPEQLEQWKKLTGRPYHGPLISPVPFGPPGIRHNGPHREDRPPLRNPPPFPPRD, from the coding sequence TTGAACTCGCATTCCGAAAACATCGAAGAGGATCCCCGAATCCTCGAGCTCTCGCGGAACTACTTGAAGGAACTCGAACAGGGACACACACCCGATCGACAGGCGTACTTCCGACTTTACCCGGAGCTCGCAGAAGCTCTTTCTGACTGTTTCGATGGGATCGAACTGGCGCATTCGATGCGCCCCGCTCCTCCGGTCGCTCCGCTTCCGGAGTTTCCGGTCAGTCCGATTGGCGATTTTCAGATTGTGAGGGAAATCGGCCGCGGCGGCATGGGGGTCGTCTACGAAGCAGTGCAGCTTTCTCTCGGACGCCGTATCGCGTTGAAAGTCCTGCCGTTCGCCTCTGCTCTCGACACCCGTCAGTTACAACGGTTTAAGAATGAAGCTCAGGCCGCTGCACAACTTCATCATTCCAATATCGTGCCCGTGTATGCGGTGGGCTGCGACCGGGGAGTCCACTTCTACGCAATGCAGCTCATCAACGGTCGCTCGCTGGCCGAGGTCATCCTGGAACTGCGGGGCGACGAACGCGAGTCCCCGCGCCCCCCTACAGAAGCGACGACCGCCGTCCATCAGCCTCTGGTGACCGTCGCCAACACCAACTTGCGCGTCCCGCAAAAAACCGGACGCGACCGCCAGCAGTTCCGCTCGGCCGCCCAGATTGCGAAGCAGGTTGCAGAAGCTCTTGAATACGCTCACGAAGCGGGCGTGGTTCATCGGGATATTAAACCCGCAAATCTGTTGCTCGACTCCAAGGGAGCCGTCTGGGTGACAGATTTCGGACTGGCGCAAGTCGTTGCCGATGTGGGAATCACCCAGACGGGAGACCTCGTCGGGACCCTGCGATACATGAGTCCCGAACAGGCAGCGGGACGCCGGGTTCCTGTCGATCACCGCACCGACGTTTATTCTCTGGGAGCGACTTTGTATGAGCTGCTGACCCTGCAACCGATCTTCGCGGCGCAGGATCGGCCCACACTGCTCCAGCAGATCTTCAATGAGGAACCTCGTCCGCCGCAGCAGGTGAATCGCGCCATACCGATTGAACTGGAGACGATCGTACTGAAGGCGATCGCGAAGAACCCCGCTGAGCGCTATGCCACGGCGGGAGAGATGGCGGCCGACCTGACACGGTTTCTCGAGGAACGCCCGATCCTCGCACGCCGGCCGACGCTGTTTGACAAGCTGAGGAAATGGATGCGAAGGCATCCCGCGTTCGTCAGAACGACATTGGCACTTCTGGTCTGCGGCACACTGGTCCTCGCCTACGGATACCGACGTGAGCGACAACGTGCAGCTGAGGCAGAAGCCCGCTTCCAACTCGCACGTCGTGCTGCCGATGAACTGATCCGTATTGCCGAAGACGAACTTTCCGACATGCCCTTTCAGGATGGATTACGGAAGCAGTTGCTCGAAACTTCGCTCGCCTACTATCAGGAGTTCATCGACCTTCGGGGAGAAAGCCTGAGCACCCAGGACGAGCTGGAAGGTACCCGAGACCGGGTCAAAGGCATTCTGGCCGACTTGGCCGTTCTTCAGGCGGATCGGCATACGTTCCTGCTGCGTGAATGTGCCGTGCTGGACGATCTGGAGGCGACCCCCGAACAGCGCGCCGGCTTGGCCGAGGTGCTCGCCCGCCTGGAAAGCCGACAGCGCCGCAGACCGAGAGGGCGACCGGATTTTAATCCCGAAGAGTACCGCCAGCGGCAACTCGACATCGCGAGGGAAAACGAAGCTGAGCTGGCTGGGATTTTGAGCCCCCAGCAATTGCAGCGGCTGCCCCAGATTGCCCTGCAGTGTCAGGGGCCGAAAGGGCTGCGTGAGCCCGACGTCGTCCGAGCTCTCAAACTGTCCAGCGATCAGAAACGGAAATATCGCGAAATTGAAATGGAAGCGATGCGAGACGTCGACCATCGCTTTCAGCCGGGCTCAAATCCACCTGAAAGAACCGCCAGTCGCCTGCAGGCGGCCATGAAACAGATGCTCGCCTATCTGACCCCCGAGCAACTGGAACAATGGAAAAAGCTGACGGGCCGACCCTATCACGGTCCGCTGATCTCGCCGGTTCCGTTCGGCCCGCCGGGAATTCGGCACAATGGCCCGCATCGGGAAGATCGCCCTCCCTTACGAAACCCTCCCCCATTTCCTCCACGGGACTGA
- a CDS encoding sigma-70 family RNA polymerase sigma factor has translation MPTDVRREIEQAQAGDQATLGRLLESYQNYLRLLARIEIGRRLQGKVDASDIVQETFLEAHRQFPHFQGTAEAQLTKWLRTILAGTVANVVRRYVGTQARNLTLERELAVGLDQSTCALEQMLVDRHSSPSHQAMRGEQSLQVAEAMSRLPEDYQTVLVLRHLEGLSFPQVAERMGKTVDSVEKLWLRGLTRLKKEFGEVTH, from the coding sequence ATGCCCACGGATGTCCGCCGAGAGATTGAGCAGGCCCAGGCCGGCGACCAGGCAACGCTCGGTCGCCTGCTCGAGTCTTACCAGAATTATCTGCGGTTACTCGCGCGGATTGAAATCGGTCGACGCCTGCAGGGCAAAGTCGATGCTTCAGACATCGTCCAGGAAACATTCCTGGAGGCCCATCGCCAGTTCCCCCACTTTCAGGGGACGGCCGAAGCTCAATTGACGAAATGGCTCCGCACAATTCTGGCTGGCACTGTCGCTAATGTCGTCCGCCGCTACGTCGGGACACAGGCGCGAAACCTGACGCTCGAACGAGAACTGGCAGTGGGACTCGATCAATCGACCTGTGCCCTCGAGCAGATGCTCGTCGATCGTCATAGCTCACCCAGTCATCAAGCCATGCGGGGTGAACAAAGTCTTCAGGTCGCGGAAGCGATGAGCCGCCTCCCCGAGGACTATCAGACGGTGCTGGTGCTGCGACATCTGGAGGGACTGTCGTTCCCGCAAGTGGCCGAACGAATGGGCAAAACCGTGGACAGCGTCGAAAAGCTCTGGCTGCGGGGACTCACCCGGTTGAAGAAAGAATTTGGCGAGGTTACCCATTGA